Proteins from one Thermobifida alba genomic window:
- a CDS encoding alpha-2,8-polysialyltransferase family protein, whose protein sequence is MAQLFVASTFFGAMSLAAALDSGQFGPADQRRILLVSNNATAPEVVAPLDAAPGFETLRSRFDEVISWNDLLWPFHPSTWQPREQEWPLLNRLLRHYWNLAQDEPLHLVVESIQVPPARVFAGIFDDAAITVYSDGLMSYGPTRESPPRDIATRIDQVLYLDLVPDLEPLLLSEYDIARATIGGEAFRSVVAEVAKAVDGVVDRDELAGTPMLLGQYLAALNIVTAAEEDELHARMLRGVAAQGSRTVLFKPHPSTTTRTFSALRATAERSGVRLVMLNDPVPVEVWYETLRPSLVVGAFSTGLSTASRYYGIPIAAVGTELLLERITPYQNSNRIPVTLADATMPRLSEDGTVHPPRIPADRLREELLPLLVAVSYCMQNSAYPHLRDEAAAYLRRNLNDDTGRYFKKRRLAALRLPGASQPRPRYATWLAAGARRLRGS, encoded by the coding sequence GTGGCGCAACTCTTCGTCGCCAGCACCTTCTTCGGTGCGATGTCGCTGGCCGCCGCACTCGACTCGGGGCAGTTCGGTCCGGCCGACCAGCGGCGGATCCTCCTCGTGTCGAACAACGCCACCGCGCCCGAAGTGGTCGCCCCGCTGGACGCCGCACCCGGGTTCGAGACCCTGCGTTCCCGCTTCGACGAGGTCATCTCCTGGAACGACCTGCTGTGGCCGTTCCACCCCTCCACCTGGCAGCCACGCGAACAGGAGTGGCCGCTGCTGAACCGGCTGCTGCGCCACTACTGGAACCTCGCGCAGGACGAACCGCTGCACCTGGTGGTGGAGTCCATCCAGGTGCCGCCGGCGCGGGTATTCGCCGGGATCTTCGACGACGCCGCGATCACCGTCTACTCCGACGGGCTGATGAGCTACGGCCCCACCCGGGAGTCACCGCCGCGCGACATCGCCACCCGCATCGACCAGGTCCTCTACCTCGACCTGGTACCCGACCTGGAGCCCCTGCTGCTCAGCGAGTACGACATCGCGCGGGCCACGATCGGCGGCGAGGCGTTCCGTTCGGTGGTCGCCGAGGTCGCCAAGGCGGTCGACGGGGTCGTGGACCGGGACGAACTGGCCGGGACTCCGATGCTTCTCGGCCAGTACCTCGCGGCGCTCAACATCGTCACCGCGGCCGAGGAGGACGAGCTGCACGCGCGGATGCTGCGCGGCGTGGCCGCACAGGGCAGCCGCACGGTGCTGTTCAAACCGCACCCGTCCACCACCACGCGCACCTTCAGCGCGCTGCGCGCCACCGCCGAACGGTCGGGCGTGCGGCTGGTGATGCTCAACGACCCGGTTCCCGTGGAGGTCTGGTACGAGACGTTGCGGCCCTCCCTGGTGGTGGGCGCGTTCTCCACCGGGCTCAGCACGGCGTCGCGCTACTACGGCATCCCGATCGCGGCCGTGGGCACCGAACTGCTGTTGGAGCGGATCACCCCCTACCAGAACAGCAACCGGATCCCCGTCACGCTCGCCGACGCCACCATGCCGCGGCTGTCCGAGGACGGCACGGTCCATCCGCCGCGTATCCCCGCCGACCGCCTACGGGAGGAACTGCTGCCGCTGCTGGTCGCGGTGAGCTACTGCATGCAGAACAGCGCCTACCCGCACCTGCGGGACGAGGCCGCCGCCTACCTGCGGCGCAACCTCAACGACGACACCGGCCGCTACTTCAAGAAACGGCGGCTCGCCGCGCTGCGCCTGCCCGGGGCGTCCCAGCCCAGGCCGCGCTACGCGACATGGCTGGCGGCCGGGGCGCGTCGCCTGCGCGGTTCCTGA
- a CDS encoding N-acetylneuraminate synthase family protein, translated as MTQNATTDLSVSAPAPVAIGDLLVGPGQPTYVIGEIGINHNGDVDIARQLIEVAAEAGCHAVKFQKRTPEICVPKEQQTKMRQTPWGEMTYLEYKHRVEFGRDEYTEIAKICDENGLQWFASPWDVPSVEFLESFDVVAHKVASASITDHELLRALAATGKPIILSTGMSTIEEIDAAVELFDRSKLIILHSTSTYPMPEEEANLRTIITLRERYGVPVGYSGHERGLQISLAAVTLGAVAVERHITLDRAMWGSDHAASLEPTGLQHLIRDIRVIEKALGDGVKRVFPGEEEPRKRLRRTTA; from the coding sequence ATGACCCAGAACGCAACGACCGACCTCAGCGTGTCTGCTCCGGCTCCCGTGGCGATCGGCGACCTCCTGGTCGGCCCCGGCCAGCCCACCTACGTCATCGGCGAGATCGGAATCAACCACAACGGCGACGTGGACATCGCTCGCCAGCTGATCGAGGTCGCGGCGGAAGCCGGATGCCACGCCGTCAAGTTCCAGAAGCGGACCCCCGAGATCTGCGTCCCCAAGGAACAGCAGACCAAGATGCGGCAGACGCCGTGGGGCGAGATGACCTACCTGGAATACAAGCACCGGGTGGAGTTCGGCCGGGACGAGTACACCGAGATCGCCAAGATCTGCGACGAGAACGGCCTGCAGTGGTTCGCCTCCCCGTGGGACGTGCCCTCGGTGGAGTTCCTGGAGTCCTTCGACGTCGTCGCCCACAAGGTCGCCTCGGCGTCGATCACCGACCACGAACTGCTGCGCGCGCTCGCCGCGACCGGCAAGCCGATCATCCTGTCGACCGGCATGTCGACCATCGAGGAGATCGACGCCGCGGTGGAGCTGTTCGACCGCAGCAAGCTCATCATCCTGCACTCCACCTCCACCTATCCGATGCCGGAGGAGGAGGCCAACCTGCGCACCATCATCACGCTGCGGGAACGCTACGGAGTTCCGGTGGGCTACTCCGGCCACGAGCGCGGCCTGCAGATCTCCCTGGCCGCGGTCACCCTGGGCGCGGTGGCGGTCGAGCGGCACATCACCCTGGACCGCGCCATGTGGGGCTCCGACCACGCCGCCTCCCTGGAGCCCACCGGGCTGCAGCACCTGATCCGTGACATCCGGGTGATCGAGAAGGCCCTCGGAGACGGCGTCAAGCGCGTCTTCCCCGGGGAAGAGGAGCCCCGCAAGCGCCTGCGCCGCACCACCGCCTGA
- a CDS encoding acylneuraminate cytidylyltransferase, with translation MSVVAVIPARGGSKGVPLKNLARVGGRPLVARAVDACRRAELIDTVVVSTDHEGIARAARDAGAAVVRRPAELGGDTASSESALLHALDRLAEDGVDPRILVFVQCTSPFIDPGDLDDAVRQVRDDLADSVFSAVETYEFLWRITPHGARGVNHEHLHRPRRQDREPHHRETGAFYVMRVDGFREHRHRFFGRIAVQPVDPAHAVEVDSAEELDLVRAIARTLDRDEPLDVDAVVTDFDGVHTDDRAYVDQDGRETVAVTRGDGMGVRLLLEAGIRVCILSTETNPVVRARARKLGVPVTHGLSDKRAALRQWMDDEGLDPARVAYVGNDVNDLGCLAEVGWPIAVPDSHPDVLAAARLVLTRPGGSGAVREVCERVLAARKG, from the coding sequence GTGAGCGTTGTCGCCGTCATACCCGCACGAGGGGGGTCCAAGGGGGTGCCCCTCAAGAACCTCGCCAGAGTGGGCGGCCGCCCCCTGGTGGCACGGGCGGTGGACGCCTGCCGCCGCGCGGAACTGATCGACACGGTGGTCGTCTCCACCGACCACGAAGGCATCGCCAGAGCGGCCCGCGACGCCGGGGCAGCCGTGGTGAGGCGCCCCGCCGAACTGGGCGGAGACACCGCCTCCTCGGAGTCGGCGCTGCTGCACGCCCTGGACCGGCTCGCCGAGGACGGCGTCGACCCCCGAATCCTGGTCTTCGTGCAGTGCACCAGCCCGTTCATCGACCCCGGAGACCTCGACGACGCGGTGCGGCAGGTCCGTGACGACCTCGCCGACTCGGTGTTCTCCGCCGTCGAGACCTACGAGTTCCTCTGGCGCATCACCCCCCACGGGGCCCGCGGCGTCAACCACGAGCACCTCCACCGGCCGCGCCGACAGGACCGCGAACCGCACCACCGCGAGACCGGGGCCTTCTACGTCATGCGCGTCGACGGCTTCCGCGAACACCGGCACCGCTTCTTCGGACGCATCGCGGTGCAGCCGGTCGACCCGGCCCACGCCGTCGAGGTCGACTCCGCCGAGGAGCTGGACCTGGTCCGCGCGATCGCCCGGACCCTGGACCGGGACGAGCCCCTGGACGTCGACGCCGTGGTCACCGACTTCGACGGCGTGCACACCGACGACCGCGCCTACGTGGACCAGGACGGACGCGAGACGGTGGCGGTGACCCGCGGCGACGGCATGGGCGTGCGCCTGCTGCTGGAGGCCGGAATCCGGGTGTGCATCCTCTCCACCGAGACCAACCCCGTGGTACGGGCGCGCGCACGGAAACTGGGTGTCCCTGTGACGCACGGGCTGAGCGACAAGCGCGCAGCCCTGCGCCAGTGGATGGACGACGAGGGTCTTGACCCGGCCCGCGTCGCCTACGTCGGAAACGACGTCAATGACCTCGGTTGCCTGGCCGAGGTCGGATGGCCGATCGCGGTCCCGGACTCCCACCCGGACGTCCTGGCCGCGGCCCGGCTTGTTCTGACCCGTCCCGGAGGCTCCGGGGCGGTCCGCGAGGTGTGTGAACGCGTCCTCGCGGCACGCAAAGGATAG
- a CDS encoding helix-turn-helix domain-containing protein, producing MSHSTGEGPAVPPRRPLPGGVPPQAGARPSRRARSPPETLRGPQNATPLTASRRTAPKISTEKESLPPRPHQSSGTPPRGTDPEKEINIIDYRCSDIDHPVGGWKYRCTSPLSPHPVELGDFLKAHRTEITPAQVGLPTSGTRRTPGLRREEVALLAGVGVSWYTWIEQGRAANVSGEVLDASPAPPTRPDAAALPPTPRRRRRRPRTGGVTPGPERRSNRSSTTGCRTRPTWPAATGTWSPSTRRPAT from the coding sequence GTGTCGCACTCCACAGGAGAAGGGCCGGCCGTCCCGCCCCGACGGCCGCTGCCAGGGGGAGTGCCGCCCCAGGCCGGTGCACGCCCATCGAGGCGGGCCCGCTCCCCGCCCGAAACACTCCGAGGACCGCAAAACGCGACACCTCTCACCGCCTCCCGACGTACGGCACCAAAGATTTCCACCGAGAAGGAATCTCTTCCTCCGCGACCACACCAAAGCTCGGGAACGCCACCCCGAGGAACAGACCCCGAAAAGGAAATCAATATCATTGACTACAGATGCAGCGATATTGACCATCCCGTGGGTGGCTGGAAATACCGCTGTACGTCGCCCCTCTCTCCGCACCCCGTCGAACTCGGGGATTTCCTGAAAGCCCACCGCACCGAAATCACCCCGGCCCAGGTGGGGCTCCCCACGTCCGGCACCCGGCGCACTCCCGGACTGCGCCGGGAGGAGGTCGCCCTGCTCGCCGGTGTGGGCGTCTCCTGGTACACCTGGATCGAGCAGGGGAGGGCCGCCAACGTCTCCGGAGAAGTGCTGGACGCCTCGCCCGCGCCCCCGACTCGACCAGATGCAGCGGCTCTACCTCCGACGCCTCGCCGGCGTCGGCGCAGACCCCGAACCGGCGGAGTCACGCCCGGACCCGAAAGGCGTTCCAACCGTTCGTCGACAACTGGCTGCCGAACCCGGCCTACGTGGCCGGCCGCTACCGGAACCTGGTCGCCGTCAACGAGGCGGCCCGCCACCTGA
- a CDS encoding acyltransferase family protein, protein MSVSAPSAPATRLPEDTAPPSTLQRSNHRPEIQGLRAVAVLLVVAYHVWFGRVSGGVDVFLLLTGFLITGSLVRAVRRHGRVHFLAFWGRLLGRLTPAAAVTLLGTLVATVLWLPESRWRDVLADTPASALYYENWRLAANAVDYLARDDATSPLQHFWSLAIQGQSYLLLPVLVTVAAYTVRRSGRDPAGPVALLLGAVGAVSLAYSVWITGTDQAWAYFDSGARFWELALGGVAAVLLPRLRLPGAVRAPLGWIGLVALVSCGIVLQVSTLFPGWIALWPTGAALLVIVAGDAGGRLGAGALLSWRPLAVVGDHAYALYLWHWPVLVVYLEVSGRTLASPVGGLCVVAVSAVLAAATRRLVEGGVRDLVRTRATPAWTLLVAAGCLLPVGATVGGGHHYLDRQEQIRQELAKDPANYPGALVLVEAGPGTARSGAEPPAEVPVLPYPTEADRDRGDNQGEDGCHLSFSDTEVAVCEDGPADAEHTVALVGQSHAAHWYTALRGASRNQGWRLVAMTKDACQFSTEPSYRGETEYTECAVWNEGVMRILADLRPDVVVTTATRSSAGNGERVLDGYVPRWRELDAMGIPVIGIRDTPRMGFDTSDCVARHLDDPAACTTDFRRSLAERPPYETEPGIPESTEFLDFSDYVCPDGRCPAVIGNVMVYYDDSHMTATYSATLAPIVEEEILRVTGW, encoded by the coding sequence GTGTCCGTTTCCGCTCCGAGCGCCCCCGCCACGCGTCTCCCGGAGGACACCGCACCGCCGTCCACGCTGCAGAGGTCGAACCACCGACCGGAGATCCAGGGACTGCGTGCGGTCGCGGTGCTCCTGGTCGTCGCCTACCACGTCTGGTTCGGCCGGGTGTCGGGCGGAGTGGACGTCTTCCTGCTGCTCACCGGTTTCCTGATCACGGGGAGTCTGGTGCGCGCGGTGCGGCGGCACGGCCGCGTCCACTTCCTCGCGTTCTGGGGCAGGCTGCTGGGGCGGCTCACCCCGGCCGCCGCGGTGACCCTGCTGGGCACACTGGTCGCCACGGTGCTGTGGCTGCCGGAGTCGCGGTGGCGGGACGTGCTCGCCGACACGCCGGCCTCCGCGCTCTACTACGAGAACTGGCGCCTGGCCGCCAACGCGGTGGACTACCTGGCGCGGGACGACGCCACCAGTCCGCTCCAGCACTTCTGGTCCCTGGCCATCCAGGGGCAGAGCTACCTGCTGCTTCCGGTGCTGGTCACCGTGGCGGCGTACACCGTCCGACGGTCGGGGCGCGACCCGGCCGGTCCGGTCGCGCTGCTGCTGGGCGCGGTGGGCGCGGTCTCGTTGGCCTACTCGGTGTGGATCACCGGAACCGACCAGGCGTGGGCCTACTTCGACTCCGGTGCGCGGTTCTGGGAGTTGGCGCTCGGCGGGGTCGCCGCCGTGCTGCTGCCCCGACTGCGGCTGCCCGGTGCGGTGCGCGCCCCGCTCGGCTGGATCGGACTGGTCGCGCTGGTCTCCTGCGGGATCGTGCTGCAGGTGTCGACGCTGTTTCCCGGCTGGATCGCGCTGTGGCCCACGGGAGCGGCCCTGCTGGTGATCGTCGCCGGGGACGCGGGCGGCCGCCTGGGCGCGGGGGCGCTGCTGTCGTGGCGGCCCCTCGCGGTGGTCGGCGACCACGCCTACGCGCTGTACCTGTGGCACTGGCCGGTGCTGGTGGTCTACCTGGAGGTGAGCGGCCGCACCCTGGCCTCACCGGTGGGCGGGCTGTGCGTCGTCGCGGTCTCCGCGGTGCTGGCGGCGGCCACCAGGCGGCTGGTCGAGGGCGGCGTCCGCGACCTCGTCCGGACCAGGGCCACCCCGGCGTGGACGCTGCTGGTCGCGGCGGGGTGCCTGCTGCCGGTGGGGGCCACGGTCGGTGGAGGCCACCACTACCTGGACCGGCAGGAGCAGATCCGGCAGGAGTTGGCGAAGGACCCCGCCAACTATCCGGGGGCGCTCGTACTGGTCGAGGCCGGACCGGGGACGGCGCGGAGCGGAGCCGAGCCCCCGGCGGAGGTGCCGGTGCTGCCCTATCCCACCGAAGCCGACCGGGACCGCGGCGACAACCAGGGCGAGGACGGCTGCCACCTCTCCTTCTCCGACACCGAGGTGGCGGTCTGCGAGGACGGTCCCGCCGACGCCGAGCACACCGTCGCCCTGGTGGGGCAGTCGCACGCCGCCCACTGGTACACGGCGTTGCGCGGCGCCTCCCGCAACCAGGGGTGGCGGCTGGTCGCCATGACCAAGGACGCCTGCCAGTTCAGCACCGAACCCTCCTACCGGGGCGAGACCGAGTACACCGAGTGTGCGGTGTGGAACGAGGGGGTCATGCGGATCCTCGCCGACCTGCGGCCCGACGTGGTGGTGACCACCGCGACCCGGTCGAGCGCGGGCAACGGCGAGCGCGTCCTCGACGGCTACGTGCCGCGCTGGCGGGAGCTCGACGCGATGGGCATTCCGGTGATCGGGATCAGGGACACCCCCCGCATGGGTTTCGACACCTCCGACTGCGTGGCACGGCACCTGGACGACCCGGCGGCATGCACCACCGACTTCCGCCGCTCGCTCGCCGAACGGCCGCCGTACGAGACGGAACCGGGCATCCCGGAGTCCACGGAGTTCCTGGACTTCAGCGACTACGTCTGCCCGGACGGGCGCTGCCCGGCGGTGATCGGCAACGTCATGGTCTACTACGACGACTCCCACATGACCGCCACCTACTCGGCGACTCTCGCACCGATCGTCGAGGAGGAGATCCTGCGGGTCACGGGTTGGTGA
- a CDS encoding metal-dependent hydrolase produces MMGFSHATTGVLVGVAVATPLAAATGTPPTPVGLLVWALLGAGAALVPDLDHPSSTVTRSQGFVTGLLSRGMRALSLAVYERTRAPADRSDGEHRHLGHTPAFAVAVGTAVGLLCHLSWWASAAAVWFLSFVGLRALRRATWGWLRATLGSWTGAALGALGVTALFLTAWDDRPPGWTVGLLVALGMVVHSLGDALTSSGVPLAWPVRINGRRWAMLGAPRWMRFRTGTWPEWVVTAASLTGAAAVGCALLT; encoded by the coding sequence ATGATGGGCTTCAGCCACGCCACCACCGGAGTGCTAGTTGGAGTCGCCGTCGCCACCCCGCTCGCCGCCGCCACGGGGACCCCGCCCACCCCGGTGGGCCTGCTGGTCTGGGCGCTGCTCGGAGCGGGAGCCGCCCTGGTCCCCGACCTCGACCACCCGTCCTCCACCGTCACCCGCTCCCAGGGGTTCGTCACCGGCCTGCTGTCCCGGGGAATGCGCGCGCTGTCCCTCGCCGTCTACGAGCGCACCCGGGCCCCGGCCGACCGCTCCGACGGCGAACACCGCCACCTCGGGCACACCCCCGCCTTCGCGGTCGCCGTCGGCACCGCGGTCGGCCTGCTCTGCCACCTGTCGTGGTGGGCGAGCGCCGCCGCGGTGTGGTTCCTGTCCTTCGTCGGCCTGCGCGCGCTCCGCCGGGCCACCTGGGGGTGGCTGCGCGCCACCCTCGGCTCCTGGACGGGCGCGGCCCTGGGGGCGCTCGGTGTCACCGCGCTCTTCCTGACCGCCTGGGACGACCGCCCTCCCGGGTGGACCGTCGGCCTGCTCGTCGCCCTGGGCATGGTCGTCCACTCCCTGGGCGACGCGCTCACCTCCTCCGGCGTGCCACTGGCCTGGCCGGTCAGGATCAACGGCCGCCGCTGGGCGATGCTCGGAGCCCCCCGCTGGATGCGTTTCCGCACCGGGACCTGGCCGGAGTGGGTGGTCACGGCAGCCTCCCTGACAGGCGCCGCCGCCGTGGGCTGCGCTCTCCTCACCTGA
- a CDS encoding glycosyltransferase family 2 protein, whose translation MTTLSVIVPVRDVEPFIADTLESLRRNARPDFEFIVVDDGSSDATPDVVEESGLPGLTLLRSDQPTGPSAARNRGMAEAKGRYLTFLDGDDWLAPDHLPAAVEAIAGLGVDFIKTDHVKATGKARSRVRVPEGRRWVALPARSGIPPENATTMVDYPNVWSGVYDRSLYERGLLSFDEDLHTAEDRLWTWRLHLHADTYAAVPLVGVFYRREVAQSLTQVGDERQLQFFDAHDRIREELEAHPDGERYLPKLIRTYCALIAFHLDRAERLTPRVRRALRSRAVDTLSAMPRGLLARALPALGPEREQLLAELVDLETVVV comes from the coding sequence GTGACCACGTTGTCGGTCATCGTTCCGGTCCGTGACGTCGAACCGTTCATCGCAGACACCCTGGAGAGCCTGCGTCGCAACGCGCGCCCCGACTTCGAGTTCATCGTCGTCGACGACGGCTCCTCCGACGCAACCCCCGACGTGGTCGAGGAATCGGGACTGCCGGGACTGACCCTGCTCCGCTCCGACCAGCCGACCGGCCCCTCAGCGGCACGCAACCGGGGCATGGCCGAGGCGAAGGGCCGGTACCTCACCTTCCTCGACGGCGATGACTGGCTGGCTCCCGACCACCTGCCCGCCGCGGTCGAGGCGATCGCCGGACTCGGAGTCGACTTCATCAAGACCGACCACGTCAAAGCCACCGGAAAAGCCCGGAGCAGGGTGCGCGTCCCCGAAGGGCGGCGCTGGGTCGCGCTTCCCGCCCGCTCGGGTATCCCGCCCGAGAACGCGACCACCATGGTCGACTACCCCAACGTGTGGTCCGGCGTCTACGACCGGAGCCTGTACGAGCGGGGCCTGCTCTCCTTCGACGAGGACCTGCACACCGCCGAGGACCGGCTGTGGACCTGGCGGCTGCACCTGCACGCCGACACCTACGCGGCCGTGCCCCTGGTCGGGGTCTTCTACCGGCGTGAGGTCGCCCAGTCGCTGACCCAGGTCGGGGACGAACGCCAACTCCAGTTCTTCGACGCCCACGACCGCATCCGCGAGGAACTGGAAGCCCACCCCGACGGGGAACGCTACCTGCCCAAACTCATCCGCACCTACTGTGCGCTGATCGCCTTCCACCTCGACCGGGCGGAACGGTTGACACCCCGGGTCCGCCGGGCGCTGCGGTCCCGGGCCGTCGACACCCTGTCCGCCATGCCGCGCGGCCTGCTGGCCCGGGCACTGCCCGCACTCGGTCCCGAACGCGAACAGCTCCTGGCGGAACTGGTCGACCTGGAAACGGTGGTGGTCTGA